A genomic window from Flavobacterium phycosphaerae includes:
- a CDS encoding enolase C-terminal domain-like protein: protein MVLQWQIVTFNLKETFAIAYGNYTHREALIVTLEKHGKKGFGECTAIDYYHIHLGDFVAILTKVQTQIESQTIVHPTNFYTFLLSLDLPSFLRSALDCAYWDLFGKLEEQSFLALNAIDYKQLPESSITISVDTVENQIKKINQSAWSKFKVKCNHFEESDITKLLQLDKSLALDSNGSFSAAECLSLENYEMISKFTYLEQPMKPGSENYATLHSNHYANWMADEDCQDATVLKHLVPHYKSINVKLVKCGGLTPALEMIAKARKMGFKIMIGCMTESTIGISAGAALAPLCDYADLDGANLIANDVANGSKIVNGTIQLNENPGLGIKLI from the coding sequence ATGGTTTTACAATGGCAAATAGTAACCTTCAATCTCAAAGAAACCTTTGCCATCGCTTATGGGAATTACACTCACAGAGAAGCCTTAATCGTAACGCTTGAAAAGCACGGAAAAAAGGGATTTGGTGAATGTACAGCTATCGATTATTATCATATCCATCTTGGCGATTTCGTAGCTATTTTGACTAAAGTTCAAACTCAAATTGAAAGCCAAACCATAGTTCATCCCACTAATTTCTATACTTTTTTACTGTCATTAGACTTGCCGTCTTTCCTTCGTTCTGCGCTTGATTGTGCCTATTGGGATTTGTTCGGGAAGTTAGAAGAACAAAGTTTTTTAGCTTTAAATGCAATTGATTATAAGCAGCTACCAGAATCTTCGATAACCATTAGTGTTGATACGGTTGAAAATCAGATAAAGAAAATAAATCAATCGGCGTGGAGTAAGTTTAAAGTCAAATGCAATCATTTTGAAGAAAGTGATATCACTAAGTTATTGCAATTGGATAAATCGTTGGCCTTAGATTCAAACGGAAGTTTTTCGGCAGCCGAATGTCTTTCGCTGGAGAACTATGAAATGATTTCCAAGTTCACTTATTTGGAACAACCTATGAAACCCGGTTCAGAGAATTATGCAACATTGCATTCGAATCACTACGCCAATTGGATGGCCGATGAGGATTGTCAGGATGCTACAGTTTTGAAACATTTAGTACCTCATTATAAAAGCATCAATGTCAAATTGGTCAAATGTGGTGGATTGACTCCGGCTTTAGAAATGATTGCCAAAGCCCGAAAAATGGGGTTCAAAATCATGATAGGCTGTATGACCGAATCAACTATCGGAATTTCAGCAGGTGCCGCATTAGCCCCATTATGTGATTATGCCGATTTGGACGGAGCCAATTTAATTGCCAACGATGTGGCCAACGGAAGTAAAATTGTAAACGGTACAATACAATTGAACGAAAATCCCGGATTAGGAATCAAATTAATTTAA
- a CDS encoding SDR family oxidoreductase — translation MSKVVLITGGSSGIGKAIGEFLFHKGFTVYGTSRNPDKVTNSLFPLIALDVRNTESIHHAIEQVISVSKCIDVVINNAGVGITGPLEEIPTQEIKNNFETNFFGPIEVIKAVLPQMREQNAGLIINITSIAGYMGLPYRGVYSASKGALEIVSEAISMEVKSFGINVVNVAPGDFATNIASGRYHAPVIQGSAYEKPYGNTLKQMDDHVDSGSNPDEMAMAIYQIINEKNPKLHYKVGLFMQKFSIVLKRVLPDRIYESMLMNHYKL, via the coding sequence ATGAGCAAAGTAGTTTTAATCACAGGTGGTTCTTCGGGTATTGGGAAAGCCATTGGTGAATTTTTATTTCACAAAGGATTTACCGTTTACGGCACCAGTCGCAATCCGGATAAAGTCACGAATTCGTTATTCCCCTTAATCGCTTTAGATGTTCGAAATACGGAGAGCATACACCACGCGATTGAGCAAGTGATTTCAGTTTCTAAATGTATTGATGTGGTTATTAATAACGCGGGTGTTGGAATTACCGGACCTTTGGAAGAAATTCCAACCCAGGAAATCAAAAACAATTTTGAAACCAATTTCTTTGGTCCTATAGAAGTGATAAAAGCGGTTTTACCTCAAATGCGTGAACAAAATGCCGGATTAATCATTAATATTACTTCGATTGCAGGGTATATGGGGTTGCCGTATCGCGGGGTGTATTCGGCCTCAAAAGGCGCTTTGGAAATTGTTTCGGAAGCCATTAGCATGGAAGTGAAATCTTTTGGCATCAATGTGGTAAATGTGGCTCCGGGTGATTTTGCTACCAATATTGCTTCTGGACGTTATCATGCCCCGGTAATTCAGGGATCTGCTTATGAAAAGCCTTATGGTAACACTTTAAAACAAATGGATGACCACGTAGACAGTGGCAGCAATCCTGATGAAATGGCGATGGCTATTTACCAAATTATCAACGAAAAGAATCCGAAACTACATTATAAGGTCGGCTTATTTATGCAAAAGTTTTCTATAGTCTTGAAAAGAGTTTTGCCCGACAGAATCTACGAGAGTATGTTGATGAATCATTATAAGTTATAA
- the fsa gene encoding fructose-6-phosphate aldolase, with protein sequence MKFFIDTANLNEIKEAQSLGVLDGVTTNPSLMAKEGITGKNNILKHYVDICNIVDGDVSAEVIATDYEGMIREGEELADLHEQIVVKLPMTKDGVRACKYFSDKGVKTNVTLVFSAGQALLAAKAGATYVSPFLGRLDDISTDGLALIQEIRDIYDNYAFETEILAASIRHTMHVVNCAKIGADVMTGPLSSILGLLKHPLTDIGLAQFLADYAKGNQ encoded by the coding sequence ATGAAATTTTTTATTGACACAGCCAACTTAAACGAAATCAAAGAAGCACAAAGTCTTGGGGTTCTTGATGGCGTTACAACTAATCCTTCGTTGATGGCTAAAGAAGGAATCACAGGAAAAAATAATATTTTAAAACATTACGTTGACATTTGCAACATTGTAGATGGGGATGTAAGTGCCGAAGTTATCGCTACTGATTACGAAGGTATGATTAGAGAAGGTGAGGAGCTTGCTGATTTGCATGAGCAGATTGTAGTGAAATTACCTATGACGAAAGACGGTGTCAGAGCTTGTAAATATTTTTCAGATAAAGGTGTTAAAACCAATGTTACTTTAGTGTTTTCAGCAGGTCAGGCTTTATTGGCTGCCAAAGCGGGAGCGACTTATGTGTCTCCTTTCTTAGGAAGATTAGATGATATTTCAACGGATGGTTTAGCCTTGATTCAGGAAATTCGTGATATCTATGACAACTATGCTTTTGAAACTGAAATTTTAGCGGCTTCTATTCGTCACACTATGCACGTGGTTAACTGTGCTAAAATTGGTGCCGATGTAATGACCGGACCGTTATCTTCAATCTTAGGATTATTAAAACATCCTTTAACGGATATCGGTTTAGCGCAATTCTTAGCCGACTATGCTAAAGGAAATCAATAG
- a CDS encoding TlpA family protein disulfide reductase encodes MINSKIQYIPLFLFTSFENMVTLKNIKAFSFLFPLLALCCSCKNEFKGSDYVAYFGGEVVNPNTPYVLFCKDNEVIDTLKLDKNNRFFIQFDSLAPGLYTFKHEPEYQYVYFDKNDSIMVRVNSKDFDGSVVFCGRGDQKNNFLMEQYLRNEKDKNNLFEAFDYDIDQFSHTIDSSYQAAKKFYNTKKEEIKWSDEFDVYAKASVDFPYYSRKEVYPLIHKIRTGNDVYEKIPHGFYDFRKKVDCNNVALSYYSPFVMYLSHMLNNMGAINYHNHFSEVDLALKTNINKLNIADTLIKNEKVKNTILNNIAFTYLLEDQNMVNNKAFLETYHKYSTDRSQKNEILKIGDAIQLLTVGNKLPDVSLINREGDTIQSSSFANQKTVIFFWSENAMSHFGAVHKKILALHKKHPDYQFVGVNLNDSQEAWEKMMNNYTFDGITELRCGDFEDLKAKWVITKVHRTIILGDKGMIKNAFTNVFELNFEDELK; translated from the coding sequence ATGATTAACAGTAAAATCCAATACATCCCGTTATTTTTGTTTACTAGTTTCGAAAACATGGTTACGCTTAAAAATATAAAAGCTTTCAGCTTTCTTTTTCCGTTGCTCGCTCTTTGCTGTTCGTGTAAAAATGAATTTAAAGGGAGTGACTACGTAGCCTATTTTGGTGGTGAAGTGGTAAATCCCAATACCCCCTATGTCCTTTTTTGCAAAGACAACGAAGTGATTGACACTCTGAAACTCGACAAAAACAATCGTTTCTTTATTCAGTTTGACTCCCTAGCACCGGGCTTATATACCTTTAAACACGAACCGGAATACCAATACGTTTATTTTGATAAAAACGACAGCATCATGGTGCGGGTCAATTCTAAAGATTTTGACGGTTCCGTTGTGTTTTGTGGTCGTGGCGATCAGAAGAACAACTTTTTGATGGAGCAGTATTTGCGAAATGAAAAAGACAAAAACAACCTGTTCGAAGCCTTTGACTATGACATTGATCAGTTTAGTCACACTATAGATTCCTCTTATCAAGCGGCAAAGAAGTTTTACAATACTAAAAAAGAGGAAATCAAATGGAGTGACGAATTTGATGTGTATGCCAAAGCTTCTGTAGACTTTCCTTATTATTCAAGAAAAGAAGTTTACCCGTTAATTCACAAAATCAGAACCGGAAACGATGTCTATGAAAAGATTCCGCATGGGTTTTATGACTTCCGTAAAAAGGTAGACTGTAACAACGTAGCCCTTTCTTATTACTCTCCTTTTGTGATGTATTTGTCACACATGCTGAACAACATGGGAGCTATAAATTACCATAACCATTTCTCCGAAGTAGATTTAGCGCTCAAAACCAACATCAACAAACTGAATATTGCTGACACGTTGATTAAAAATGAAAAGGTAAAAAACACCATCCTCAACAACATTGCCTTTACCTACTTACTGGAAGACCAGAACATGGTCAACAACAAAGCCTTTCTAGAAACGTATCATAAATATTCTACCGACAGAAGTCAAAAAAACGAGATTCTTAAAATTGGAGATGCTATACAATTGCTTACCGTTGGCAACAAATTACCGGATGTGTCACTAATCAATCGAGAGGGTGACACCATTCAATCTTCAAGCTTTGCCAATCAAAAAACAGTTATTTTCTTTTGGTCAGAAAATGCCATGTCACATTTTGGAGCGGTACACAAAAAAATATTAGCCCTTCATAAAAAACATCCCGATTACCAGTTTGTTGGTGTCAACCTAAATGACTCGCAGGAAGCTTGGGAGAAGATGATGAACAATTATACTTTTGACGGCATCACGGAGTTGCGCTGTGGCGATTTTGAAGATTTAAAAGCCAAATGGGTAATTACCAAGGTGCACCGAACAATTATTCTAGGAGATAAAGGGATGATTAAAAATGCTTTTACTAATGTCTTTGAGTTGAATTTTGAAGATGAACTTAAATAG
- a CDS encoding ABC-F family ATP-binding cassette domain-containing protein, with protein sequence MLTVSNLSVQFGKRILFDEVNTTFTQGNCYGVIGANGAGKSTFLKILAGDIDPTSGRVILEPGKRMSVLNQNHNMFDEHTVLETVMMGNKVLYAVKTEMDALYADYDDKNADRIGELQVQFEEMNGWNAESDAGAMLSNLGISADMHYTLMSEMEGKMKVRVLLAQALFGNPDVLVMDEPTNDLDFETITWLENFLANYDNTVIVVSHDRHFLDSVCTHISDIDFGKINHYSGNYTFWYESSQLAARQKAQQNKKAEEKKAELEEFIRRFSANVAKSKQATSRKKMIEKLNLDEIKPSSRRYPAIIFDVEREAGDQILHVQNLAASVDGEVLFKNVDLNMAKGDKVVVFSKDSRATTAFYEILNGNMKADAGTYDWGITTTQSYLPNDNSAFFTDGSLNLVDWLRQFVKTEEERDEVYVRGFLGKMIFSGEEALKKCTVLSGGEKVRCMLSRMMMIRANVLMLDEPTNHLDLESITAFNNSLKNFKGSVLFTTHDHEFAQTVANRVLEITPNGVIDRYMTFDEYLDDEKIQEMRKKMYN encoded by the coding sequence ATGCTTACAGTTTCTAATTTATCGGTTCAATTTGGTAAACGAATTTTATTCGACGAAGTAAATACCACCTTCACTCAGGGCAATTGCTACGGTGTGATTGGTGCCAATGGTGCCGGAAAATCTACGTTCCTTAAAATATTAGCCGGAGACATTGACCCAACTTCAGGAAGAGTAATCCTTGAGCCCGGTAAACGTATGTCGGTATTGAACCAAAATCACAATATGTTTGATGAGCATACTGTGTTAGAAACCGTGATGATGGGGAATAAAGTGCTGTATGCTGTTAAAACAGAAATGGATGCTTTATATGCAGATTATGATGATAAAAATGCCGATCGTATAGGAGAGTTGCAGGTGCAATTTGAAGAAATGAATGGTTGGAACGCTGAGTCAGATGCCGGTGCTATGCTGTCTAACCTTGGAATTTCAGCCGATATGCATTACACTTTAATGAGTGAGATGGAAGGGAAAATGAAAGTTCGTGTGTTATTGGCACAAGCGCTTTTCGGCAACCCGGATGTATTGGTAATGGATGAGCCTACGAATGACTTGGATTTTGAAACCATCACTTGGTTAGAGAATTTCTTAGCCAATTATGATAATACGGTTATTGTAGTATCACACGACCGTCACTTTTTAGATTCGGTTTGTACACACATTTCAGATATTGATTTCGGTAAAATAAACCACTATTCAGGAAACTATACGTTTTGGTATGAGTCGAGCCAGTTAGCGGCCCGTCAAAAAGCACAACAAAATAAGAAAGCCGAAGAAAAGAAAGCCGAGTTGGAAGAATTCATTCGTCGTTTCAGTGCTAACGTGGCTAAGTCAAAACAGGCGACGTCTCGTAAAAAGATGATTGAAAAATTAAACTTAGACGAAATCAAACCGTCAAGCCGCAGATACCCTGCCATTATATTTGATGTTGAAAGAGAAGCCGGAGACCAAATCCTGCACGTGCAAAACTTAGCTGCTTCGGTTGACGGTGAAGTGTTGTTTAAGAATGTAGATTTGAATATGGCCAAAGGCGATAAAGTGGTGGTGTTTTCTAAAGATTCACGTGCTACTACTGCTTTTTATGAAATCTTAAACGGCAATATGAAAGCCGATGCCGGTACTTATGATTGGGGTATTACTACCACACAGTCATATTTGCCCAATGATAACAGCGCGTTCTTTACTGACGGCAGTTTGAATTTAGTAGACTGGTTACGCCAGTTTGTAAAAACAGAAGAAGAAAGAGACGAAGTATATGTTCGTGGTTTCCTTGGGAAAATGATTTTCTCCGGAGAAGAGGCTTTGAAAAAATGTACCGTATTGTCAGGAGGAGAAAAAGTACGTTGTATGTTATCGCGCATGATGATGATACGTGCCAACGTCTTAATGCTGGATGAACCAACGAATCACTTGGATTTGGAGTCTATTACCGCCTTCAACAACTCGTTGAAAAACTTTAAAGGATCGGTGTTGTTTACCACTCATGACCACGAGTTTGCTCAAACCGTGGCCAACCGTGTTTTGGAAATCACACCAAACGGCGTTATCGACCGTTATATGACCTTTGACGAATACTTGGATGATGAAAAGATTCAGGAAATGAGAAAGAAAATGTATAATTAA
- the pyrR gene encoding bifunctional pyr operon transcriptional regulator/uracil phosphoribosyltransferase PyrR: MSQKVLLTSKEVNIILHRLACQLIENHLDFSNSVLIGIQPRGVSLAVRLKTILEEEYKIQNIPLGFLDITFFRDDFRRGETLEANKTQIDFLVEDKKVVFIDDVLFTGRSIRAALTAIQSFGRPSEIELLVLIDRRFSRHLPIQPDYRGRQVDVINDEKVKVCWKEKEGEDAVYLI, from the coding sequence ATGAGTCAAAAAGTATTGCTCACTTCCAAAGAAGTCAATATCATACTCCATCGTTTGGCTTGTCAGTTAATCGAAAACCACCTCGATTTTTCCAATTCAGTTCTTATCGGTATACAGCCTCGCGGGGTTTCTTTGGCGGTTCGCCTGAAAACTATATTGGAGGAGGAGTATAAGATTCAAAACATTCCGTTGGGATTTTTAGATATAACCTTCTTCAGAGATGACTTCCGCAGAGGGGAAACGTTGGAAGCTAATAAGACCCAAATCGATTTTTTAGTAGAAGACAAAAAAGTAGTTTTTATAGATGATGTTTTATTTACCGGAAGAAGTATTCGTGCGGCTTTGACTGCCATTCAGTCTTTCGGAAGGCCATCAGAAATAGAGCTTTTGGTTTTAATAGACAGAAGATTCAGCCGTCACCTGCCCATACAGCCCGATTATCGTGGCAGACAGGTAGATGTAATCAACGACGAGAAGGTCAAAGTATGCTGGAAAGAGAAGGAGGGGGAAGATGCTGTTTATTTGATTTAA
- a CDS encoding aspartate carbamoyltransferase catalytic subunit has translation MSELSVNHLLGIKYLQKEDIDLIFETADHFKEVINRPIKKVPSLRDITIANIFFENSTRTKLSFELAQKRLSADVISFSAAQSSVKKGETLIDTVNNILSMKVDMVVMRHANPGAAYFLSQNVKASIINAGDGAHEHPTQALLDSYSIRERLGEVAGKKIVIVGDILHSRVALSNIYALQMQGAEVKVCGPKTLLPKYIESLGVTVEPNLRKALEWCDVANMLRVQNERMDVNYFPSTREYAQQYGVDKALLDSLNKEIVIMHPGPINRGVEITSDVADSQQSVILDQVENGVAIRMAVIYLLASKIKQ, from the coding sequence ATGTCCGAACTATCAGTCAACCATTTATTAGGCATCAAATACCTTCAAAAAGAAGATATTGATTTGATTTTTGAAACGGCAGATCATTTCAAAGAAGTCATCAATCGCCCGATTAAAAAAGTGCCTTCGCTGCGCGACATTACCATTGCCAACATCTTTTTTGAAAATAGCACCCGCACCAAACTTTCTTTTGAACTGGCGCAGAAAAGACTTTCGGCCGATGTGATTAGTTTTTCGGCGGCGCAATCTTCGGTTAAAAAAGGCGAAACACTAATTGATACGGTAAACAATATATTATCGATGAAAGTGGATATGGTGGTGATGCGACACGCCAATCCCGGAGCAGCTTACTTCTTATCACAAAATGTAAAGGCCAGCATCATCAATGCCGGAGACGGTGCTCATGAACACCCCACGCAAGCCTTACTGGATAGTTATTCCATACGAGAACGATTGGGAGAAGTAGCCGGAAAGAAAATTGTCATTGTGGGTGATATATTGCACTCCCGTGTGGCCTTGTCAAATATCTATGCGCTACAAATGCAAGGAGCCGAAGTGAAAGTCTGCGGTCCGAAAACATTGCTGCCCAAATACATTGAAAGTCTTGGGGTAACAGTTGAGCCTAACTTACGTAAAGCATTAGAATGGTGCGATGTAGCCAATATGCTTCGTGTGCAAAATGAACGTATGGATGTGAACTATTTTCCGTCTACCCGAGAATATGCTCAGCAGTATGGCGTAGACAAAGCCTTACTGGATTCACTCAACAAAGAGATTGTCATCATGCACCCGGGGCCGATAAACCGCGGGGTAGAAATCACTTCTGATGTGGCCGATTCCCAACAATCGGTAATTTTAGACCAAGTGGAAAACGGCGTGGCTATCCGTATGGCTGTGATTTATCTTTTGGCCTCCAAAATAAAGCAATAG
- a CDS encoding NAD(P)H-binding protein — protein sequence MNVIIIGASGMVGGLILNKCLASFEVTQVTSIVRKPTQVSHTKLKEIVHTDFLDFSAIEEEFKHQDVCFYCIGVYTGQVSRTEFAKITIDYTRAFAEMLRKHNEKTTFCFLSGQGADRTEKSRVLFAKDKGIAENILFNLKFAKMHTFRPGYIYPVEPRREPNLTYKLMRLLYKPLLRWLFPFACVTSEQLTSVMVEVGLHGGHKEQYENNDIRKIQIIP from the coding sequence ATGAATGTGATTATAATTGGCGCTAGTGGTATGGTTGGCGGTTTGATACTAAACAAATGCCTGGCCAGTTTTGAAGTGACGCAGGTTACCTCGATAGTCCGTAAACCCACTCAAGTTAGTCATACAAAGCTCAAGGAAATTGTCCATACTGATTTTTTAGATTTCTCTGCTATTGAGGAAGAGTTCAAGCATCAGGATGTTTGTTTTTACTGTATTGGTGTATATACCGGACAGGTTTCGAGAACTGAGTTTGCCAAAATAACGATTGACTATACCCGAGCTTTTGCCGAAATGCTACGCAAGCATAATGAGAAAACCACTTTTTGTTTCTTAAGCGGGCAAGGAGCAGACCGTACTGAAAAGAGTCGTGTACTATTTGCCAAAGACAAAGGTATAGCAGAGAATATTTTATTCAATCTGAAATTTGCCAAAATGCATACTTTTCGTCCGGGCTATATTTATCCGGTGGAGCCGCGACGTGAGCCTAACTTGACTTATAAACTGATGCGACTGTTATATAAACCGCTGTTGCGTTGGTTATTCCCGTTTGCTTGTGTTACTTCGGAACAATTGACTAGTGTTATGGTAGAAGTAGGTTTACACGGCGGACACAAAGAGCAATACGAAAATAACGATATCAGGAAAATTCAAATTATTCCATAA
- a CDS encoding DUF349 domain-containing protein has protein sequence MLEEKNDNLQDADGNVVSESQEVTTTENQETATEPQAEAVAEIESVEETVTATIVEEVVETPAEEPVAEAIDEAAVETPTEEVVEEPIAEVAALTESLTEDEIEVAAEKEALVEEAIAETATPIEVVADNDNQAAISAIEEVNAEESEDESLKDRHDIPMLDYETLSMEQLVDELSDLVVVEKVMSVKDHVEELKKAFLSKYYHFIDEKKEEFHAENPDTTEDFHYHFPLKVKFDQLYTQYREKKNNHFQSLQNSLKSNLENRLAIVEELKNLIHSQESIPVTLKKFNDIRDRWKVAGPIPKDRYNHVWNNYHFHLENFYDILHLDREIRDLDFKHNLVQKLKIIERVEELVKEEDINKAFRELQDLHRIWKEEIGPVSRDHREEIWNRFSELTKQMHDKREGLYEKLREVEQANLEKKKEIIAQIEVLATEKVNVHSAWQGQIEKVEALRNQFFATGKVPSEVNEDTWTAFKNAVRNFNILKNSFYKDIKKDQNDNLSKKQALVAKAVELKDSTDFANTTPLLKQIQEEWKTIGHVPRKMSDKLWTEFRAACNEYFEKLKEQKSEVNEEEVAAFENKKAYLETLRTFELTGEHRADLDAIKAHIETWKGFGKVPFARRHIEGKFNKILDALFEKLSSSKKDNEMARYANKLDNLAHSDTRKLDNEKVFLMRKIDEVQGEIFQLENNIQFFANAKADNPMVKEVKKNIEFKKEELVTLKEKLKQLRNLKAE, from the coding sequence ATGTTAGAAGAAAAGAATGATAACCTGCAAGACGCAGATGGAAACGTAGTCAGTGAATCACAGGAAGTGACAACAACTGAAAATCAAGAAACAGCAACGGAACCCCAAGCGGAAGCCGTAGCCGAAATCGAGTCTGTTGAAGAAACAGTAACAGCCACTATTGTTGAAGAAGTTGTAGAAACTCCGGCTGAAGAGCCAGTAGCAGAAGCTATTGATGAAGCAGCAGTAGAAACCCCAACGGAAGAAGTGGTTGAAGAACCTATTGCTGAAGTCGCAGCCTTAACTGAATCACTTACAGAAGATGAAATCGAAGTAGCTGCAGAGAAAGAAGCTCTTGTGGAAGAAGCCATTGCCGAAACAGCAACTCCAATTGAAGTTGTAGCCGACAACGATAACCAAGCCGCCATTAGCGCAATCGAAGAAGTTAATGCCGAAGAAAGCGAAGATGAATCGTTAAAAGATCGTCACGATATTCCAATGCTGGATTACGAAACTTTGTCTATGGAGCAATTGGTAGATGAGTTATCTGATTTAGTTGTGGTAGAGAAAGTGATGTCGGTAAAAGATCATGTCGAAGAATTGAAGAAAGCTTTCTTATCTAAATACTACCATTTTATTGATGAGAAAAAAGAAGAGTTTCATGCAGAAAACCCTGATACTACTGAAGATTTCCATTATCATTTCCCGTTAAAAGTAAAATTTGATCAATTATACACTCAGTATAGAGAAAAGAAAAATAATCATTTCCAAAGCTTACAAAACAGTCTGAAGTCGAATTTAGAAAACAGATTAGCCATAGTAGAGGAATTGAAAAACCTTATCCACAGTCAGGAAAGCATTCCGGTTACGTTAAAGAAATTTAATGACATCCGTGACCGTTGGAAAGTAGCCGGTCCTATTCCTAAAGACCGTTACAATCACGTTTGGAACAATTACCATTTTCATTTAGAGAATTTCTATGACATTCTTCATTTAGACCGTGAAATCCGTGACTTAGATTTCAAACACAATTTGGTACAAAAGCTTAAAATTATTGAGCGTGTTGAAGAATTAGTGAAAGAGGAAGATATCAACAAAGCTTTCCGTGAATTACAAGATTTACACCGTATTTGGAAAGAAGAAATCGGACCGGTATCAAGAGATCACCGTGAGGAAATCTGGAACAGGTTCAGTGAACTGACCAAACAAATGCACGACAAGCGTGAAGGCTTATATGAAAAACTTCGCGAGGTAGAGCAAGCCAACCTGGAAAAGAAAAAGGAAATCATTGCTCAAATCGAAGTGTTAGCTACCGAAAAGGTAAACGTACACTCGGCTTGGCAAGGACAAATAGAAAAAGTGGAAGCTTTACGCAATCAGTTTTTCGCTACCGGTAAAGTACCTTCAGAAGTAAATGAAGATACTTGGACCGCTTTTAAAAATGCCGTTAGAAATTTCAACATCTTAAAGAATTCATTCTATAAAGATATCAAGAAAGACCAAAACGATAATTTAAGTAAAAAGCAAGCCTTAGTTGCAAAAGCCGTTGAATTAAAAGACAGTACTGACTTTGCCAACACTACTCCTCTACTGAAACAAATACAGGAAGAATGGAAAACGATTGGTCATGTGCCAAGAAAAATGTCGGATAAACTTTGGACAGAATTCAGAGCAGCTTGTAACGAGTATTTCGAAAAACTGAAAGAACAAAAATCTGAAGTTAACGAAGAAGAAGTAGCGGCTTTTGAAAACAAAAAAGCGTACTTGGAAACCCTGAGAACTTTTGAACTAACCGGAGAACACCGTGCCGACTTAGATGCTATCAAAGCGCACATCGAAACTTGGAAAGGTTTTGGTAAAGTACCTTTTGCCCGTCGTCATATTGAAGGGAAATTCAATAAGATATTAGATGCCTTGTTTGAAAAATTAAGCTCAAGCAAAAAGGATAATGAAATGGCACGTTACGCCAACAAATTAGACAATTTAGCACATTCTGATACCCGCAAACTGGACAACGAAAAAGTATTCCTCATGCGTAAGATTGATGAAGTGCAAGGCGAAATCTTCCAGTTGGAAAATAACATTCAGTTCTTTGCCAATGCAAAAGCCGATAATCCAATGGTGAAAGAAGTAAAGAAAAACATCGAGTTCAAAAAAGAAGAATTAGTTACCTTGAAAGAAAAACTAAAACAACTTAGAAACTTGAAAGCAGAATAA